A genomic stretch from Tamandua tetradactyla isolate mTamTet1 chromosome 15, mTamTet1.pri, whole genome shotgun sequence includes:
- the LOC143658038 gene encoding zinc finger protein 42 homolog — MNQKMKKRAKTSCCQSLHGKALSEVRPSQAQQVKMEPANTMGTIDDEDVYSEDRYLSVGKDSFPDCYLECIIRGEFSQPLIEENSFYLKSFEYQKAAAEQELSVQVFEDSSLPQSSSRFMGKKANQELLHPIVGKKPLLKYSEYLTGKKLPPGGIPGVDLSDPKQLAEFARKKPKQNEEEDAPETIICPHSGCTKKLRGKDSLRRHLLVHGPRDHVCAECGKGFYESSKLKRHFLVHTGEKTFQCTFEGCRKRFSLDFNLRTHVQIHTGEKLFVCPFQKCNMRFIQLSNLKAHMLIHSKTKKN; from the coding sequence ATGaatcagaaaatgaagaaaagggcCAAGACAAGCTGCTGTCAAAGTCTGCATGGAAAGGCCCTCAGTGAGGTCAGACCAAGTCAAGCTCAGCAGGTAAAAATGGAGCCTGCCAACACAATGGGCACCATAGATGATGAAGATGTATACTCTGAGGACAGATATCTAAGTGTGGGAAAGGATTCCTTTCCTGACTGTTACTTAGAATGCATAATAAGAGGTGAATTTTCTCAACCTTTGATAGAAGAGAACTCATTTTatcttaagtcctttgaataccAGAAAGCAGCAGCAGAACAAGAGCTTTCTGTACAGGTTTTTGAAGATAGCTCACTTCCTCAAAGTTCCTCCAGATTCATGGGAAAAAAGGCAAACCAAGAGCTTCTTCATCCGATTGTTGGAAAGAAGCCACTTCTTAAGTATTCTGAGTACCTGACGGGCAAGAAGCTTCCTCCTGGAGGAATACCTGGTGTTGACTTATCAGATCCTAAACAGCTAGCAGAATTTGCTAGAAAGAAgccaaaacaaaatgaagaagaggATGCTCCAGAAACAATCATTTGTCCTCATAGTGGATGCACAAAAAAGTTGAGGGGTAAAGATTCCCTGAGGAGACATCTCCTCGTTCATGGTCCCCGAGATCACGTGTGTGCAGAATGTGGGAAAGGCTTCTACGAGAGCTCAAAACTAAAAAGACATTTTCTggttcatactggagagaagaCTTTTCAGTGCACTTTTGAAGGGTGCAGAAAACGCTTTTCCCTGGATTTCAATCTGCGTACACATGTACAGATCCACACTGGGGAGAAGCTGTTCGTGTGCCCTTTTCAAAAATGCAACATGAGGTTTATTCAGTTAAGCAACCTGAAAGCTCACATGTTAATTCATTCGAAGaccaaaaagaattaa